The Streptomyces sp. NBC_01439 genome contains the following window.
GCGGTGGCCTTCGCCGTGCCCACGTACCAGTCGGCTTGGCTGAAGGCGCACCACCCGGCGGCCTTCTACGCCGGGTTGCTCACCCACGACCCGGGGATGTACCCGAAACGGCTGTTGCTGGCGGACGCGCGGCGGCGGGGCGTGCCGGTGCTGCCGCTGGACGTGAACCGGTCGGCGGCCGCCCATCATATCGAACTGGTGTCCGATGACGGGGTGTGGGGGCTACGGCTCGGGCTGTCCGACGTCCACGGCATCAGCGGGGCCGAGGCGGACCGGATCGAGGCGGGGCAGCCGTACGCCTCCCTGCGCGACTTCTGGGACCGGGCGCACCCGGGCCGCCCGGTCGCCGAACGGCTCGCACAGGTCGGGGCGTTGGACGCCTTCGGCGCCAACCGGCGGGACCTGCTGCTGCACGTGTCCGAACTGCACGGCGCACAGCGGGCCGCAGGCGTGCGCGGTCCTCAACTCCCCCTGGGGGGCGGCAGGTCCACGGCTACCGTCGGACTGCCCGACCTGACCGAGGCGGAACGGCTCAGCGCCGAACTGGGCGTCCTCGGCATGGACGCCTCGCGGCACCTGATGGGGGACCACCACGCCTTCCTGGCGGAGTTGGGGGTGATTCCGGCGCGTCGGCTGCGGGACACCGAGCACGGGCAGACCGTGCTGGTCGCAGGGGCCAAGGCGGCCACCCAGACCCCGCCGATCCGCTCCGGGAAGCGGGTCATCTTCACGACGCTGGACGACGGGACGGGCCTGGTCGACCTGGCCTTCTTCGACGACAGCCACGAACGCTGCGCGCACACCGTCTTCCACTCCTTCCTGCTGCTGGTGCGGGGCGTCGTGCAGCGGCGGGGCCCGCAGAGCCTGAGCGTGGTCGGGGCGGCGGCGTGGAACCTGGCCGAGCTGGTGGAGCTGCGGGCGGCGGGCGGCCTGGACGCGGTCGCGGCCCGCCTCGCCGAACCGGCCGGCAATGCCTCCGGCAATTCCTCCGGCGACGGCATTGGCGACGGCTTTGGCGACGGCTTTGGCGACGGGGCCGACGGGAAGCCGGCGGCGAAGGGGCCCGGCCGCACGATCCGCATGTCCACGGGGTACGAGATGAACCCCTGGGCCGACCTCCAGCCGCCGGGCACCGGCCCCGCGACCGGCCGCAAGCTGTGGCACTCCAGCCCGGGGAGCGCGGGATGACCGCCGGGGCGGCCGGAACCGCCGCGCCCGCCGCCGAGCGGGTCGTGATGTGCCTGCGCCCGTACCCCGCCGACGGGGGCCCGCTCGGGGCGCGGGAGTACGCCGGGGTGCTCGCACTGCTCGGGGGCATCACCCCGGCCGTGCAGGCCCTGGCGCCCGATGCCGTCCTCGCCGAAGTCCGGGGCGCACTGCGCTACTTCGACTGCGACGCGACCCGGCTGGCCGCCGTGATCCGGGTCCGGGCCCTCGCCCTGTACGGCGTGGACGCCGCCGTCGGGGTGGCCGGCAACCCCATGCTGGCCCGGGCGGCGGCCCGCGAGGCCCGGCCCGGGCAGACCCTGGTGATCCCCGGGGAGCCCGCCGCCGTACGGGAGTTCCTGGCGGGCAAGCCCGTCACCGCCCTCGACGGGGTCGGGCCGAAGGCCGCCCGCACCCTGTGCTCCTACGGCCTCGATTCCGTCGGCCGGATCGCCGCCGCCCCGCCCGCCGCCCTACGGCGGATCCTCGGCGCCCGGCTCGGCCGCGAGGTGCACGAGCGCGCCCTCGGGATCGACCGGACCCCCGTCCGGCCGGGAGCTGCCGCCCGCGCCGTCACCGCCGAGCGGCTCTTCGATCTGGACGAGCTGGATCCCGTACGGCACCGGCGGGCGCTGCTCTCGCTGACGGAGGAGCTCGGCGCGAAGCTTCGTACACAGGAACGGGGTCGGGGTCAGGTCTGCCGCGCCCTCTCGCTCACCGTCCGCTGTGCCGACCGCACCACGCTCACCCGGACGCGCACCCTGGCCGAGCCCACCGCGCACTCGGCCGCCCTGACCGCCGCGGCCTACGCCCTCTACGCGGGCCTCGGCCTCCAGCGGGCCCGGGTCCGCGCGCTGTCCCTGCG
Protein-coding sequences here:
- a CDS encoding DinB/UmuC family translesion DNA polymerase translates to MTAGAAGTAAPAAERVVMCLRPYPADGGPLGAREYAGVLALLGGITPAVQALAPDAVLAEVRGALRYFDCDATRLAAVIRVRALALYGVDAAVGVAGNPMLARAAAREARPGQTLVIPGEPAAVREFLAGKPVTALDGVGPKAARTLCSYGLDSVGRIAAAPPAALRRILGARLGREVHERALGIDRTPVRPGAAARAVTAERLFDLDELDPVRHRRALLSLTEELGAKLRTQERGRGQVCRALSLTVRCADRTTLTRTRTLAEPTAHSAALTAAAYALYAGLGLQRARVRALSLRAEDLTSAERAARQLSLDPEDEKARRLEAVTDRVRARFGPHAIARGTLAA